The sequence CGGCGAATTTTCTCTATCTCATGCCGGTCTATGGCGTGCTGCTGGCGGTGCTGCTGCTGGGCGAGGAACTGCATCTCTACCATGGCGTCGGCTTCGTGCTGATCCTCGGCGGCGTCATCCTCGCCACCCGCCGCCGGGCGCCAGCCCCCCGCCTGGCGGATTGATCGGCCCGCGACGGCGTGCGATGCAGCGACATCGGCGAAGGCCCGCCGCAGAAGGAGCGTCCGCATGGCCCACCGCAGCTTCCTGCCCTCCGCCCGCGCCGCCAATGTCATCATCGCGCTCGGCGCCTTCGCCCTCGGCTGGGCGATCTATGTGCGCTATGCGCTGCTGGAGCAGTCGAGCGTCGGCCTGGCCTGCCGGACGCTGGAAACCGTGACCTGCGAGACGCGGGCGGCGGTGATCGCGCTGTTCAGCCAGTCCGTGTTCGGCATCGCCGCGCTGGTCTGCGCGCTCATCCAGCTCATCCGCCCGTCGCTTGTCATGTTCACACTGGCGCTGATGGCGACCTGCGCCGGTCTGGTGATCTACAACAACAACCTCGCCGGTCTCGCCGGCGGGCTGCTGCTCATATCCTTCGCCCGGCCGTGGCGAGGCGCCAGAGGGTGAGCGCCAGCAGCACGAACAGGCTGCCGGTCCACAGCGCCTGCCAGTTCGCCAGCGTCTCGTTGAGCGGGACATAGAGGCCGGCGGCGAGGAACAGCGCGGCACCGATCTTCTCGGCCGCGCGCGCCTCGCTCACCCGCCCCGCGCCGGCGACGAGCGCGTAGCAGGCGAAGGCGGTGATGATCGGCGTCAGCCCGGCGAACTGGAAATCCTTGTAGCGCGGATCGAACACCAGCCCGAAAGCGATCTGCGCGGCGAGAACGAGCGAGGCGGCAAGCACCAGAGCGAGGCAGCGGTCGAAGAAGGGCGCACCGGGCGTCGCCTCGCTGTTCAGCGCCAGCGTCAGGCTGATCAGCCGCGTGCGCCGGCCCACCGCCATGGCGCAGGCGAGCGGCACCAGAATGGCGAGCCCGACCAGCGCCCCGCCCCTGATCCAGCCGCCGACGCCAAGGCTCTCCGCCGGCACCGAGGCGAGGAGCCGCCCGATCATCAGCCCGGCGAAGAAGGCGATGCCGGCCACCGCCGACCATTCGCGCATCCCCAGCGGGCGCCCGCCGGCGCGCCGCGCGCTCCAGCCCGCCAGCGCGAACAGGCCGGCGGCGAAGACGACGCCGAGCGCCGCCTGCGCCATCCAGTAGGGATGGTCGGAGACCGGCTGGCCCCAGCGAAACTTGAAATCGCGCGTATAGGCGTCGAGAAAGCCCCAATGGCCGCCGACCGTGCCTTCCAGCGCCCGCTTCCACGGCTGGTCGAACGCCTCGATGACATTGAGCCGGTAGTTCTTCGCCTTGGCGAGCGCCAGAAGCTCCTGGATCACATTGGCCTGGTTGGAGGGTGAGGGCAGCGCCCCCTCACGCATGCGCCCCTCGCTCGGCCAGCCGGTTTCGCCGATGAGAATGTCCTTGCCGGCGAAGATTTCGCCGACATGCTCGCGGATCTCGCCGAGATGGGCGACCGAATCCTCTGCCGGCACCGGCATGTCCTCCCAGAAGGGCAGGATGTGCACGGTGACGAAGTCGACCGAATCCGCCAGCGAGCGGTTGCGCTCCCAGAACTCCCAGACATCGGCATAGGTGACGGGAACCTCGGCCGGAATCTTCGCCTTCACCTCCTTGAGGAAGCCGGCGATATCATTGGCCGATTGTTCGCCGCGCAGCAGAACCTCATTGCCGACGATCACCGCCTTGACGACATCGGGGTTCTCCTTTGCCGCCTTGATGCCCCCCTCGATCTCGGCGCGGTTGCGCACGGGATCGGCGGCGATCCAGATGCCCTGCAGCACGGTAAGGCCGTGCTTGCGGGCGAGTTCCGGCACGGCGGCGAGGCCGGCCTGGATCGAGGAATAGGTGCGCACGCACTGCGTGATCTTCGACAGCCGCGCGAGATCGTCGTCGATCTGTTCCGGCGAGAACGCCACGTCCTCGCTGAACGGGCTCTGCCCGGGCCGGAACGGGGCGTAGGAGACGCAGGGCAGTTTCTCGCTCGCCGCCATCGGCGCGAACGACGCCGGCACCGGCTGCCCGAGCCACGCCCAGACAGCGACGATCGC is a genomic window of Ancylobacter sp. IITR112 containing:
- a CDS encoding beta-1,6-glucan synthase yields the protein MRLPLAFAALVCAAIVAVWAWLGQPVPASFAPMAASEKLPCVSYAPFRPGQSPFSEDVAFSPEQIDDDLARLSKITQCVRTYSSIQAGLAAVPELARKHGLTVLQGIWIAADPVRNRAEIEGGIKAAKENPDVVKAVIVGNEVLLRGEQSANDIAGFLKEVKAKIPAEVPVTYADVWEFWERNRSLADSVDFVTVHILPFWEDMPVPAEDSVAHLGEIREHVGEIFAGKDILIGETGWPSEGRMREGALPSPSNQANVIQELLALAKAKNYRLNVIEAFDQPWKRALEGTVGGHWGFLDAYTRDFKFRWGQPVSDHPYWMAQAALGVVFAAGLFALAGWSARRAGGRPLGMREWSAVAGIAFFAGLMIGRLLASVPAESLGVGGWIRGGALVGLAILVPLACAMAVGRRTRLISLTLALNSEATPGAPFFDRCLALVLAASLVLAAQIAFGLVFDPRYKDFQFAGLTPIITAFACYALVAGAGRVSEARAAEKIGAALFLAAGLYVPLNETLANWQALWTGSLFVLLALTLWRLATAGRRI